One window of Halogeometricum rufum genomic DNA carries:
- a CDS encoding class I SAM-dependent methyltransferase, translated as MEPDDNRRGWAERSGQFSPGYYADIGPNEVSETLATVFEHYVDEDAAILELGCSSGRHLAHLRDHGYEDLTGIDINDESFEVMAERYPELAETGTFHTVALEEYLPTVPDDAFDVVYSVETLQHVHPDDVAVFEELARVTADLLVTAENEGNGPTRGRGERDVSYVNDEFPLYHRNWKRVFSDLGLAQLLSESGKRDTVRVFRVV; from the coding sequence GTGGAACCGGACGACAACCGCCGTGGCTGGGCCGAACGCTCCGGGCAGTTCTCGCCCGGCTACTACGCCGACATCGGACCGAACGAGGTCAGCGAGACGCTCGCGACCGTCTTCGAGCACTACGTCGACGAGGACGCCGCGATTCTCGAACTCGGCTGTAGCTCCGGTCGCCACCTCGCGCACCTTCGCGACCACGGCTACGAGGACCTCACCGGCATCGACATCAACGACGAGTCGTTCGAGGTGATGGCCGAGCGCTACCCCGAACTCGCCGAGACGGGGACGTTTCACACCGTCGCCCTCGAGGAGTACCTCCCGACCGTCCCCGACGACGCGTTCGACGTCGTCTACTCGGTGGAGACGCTCCAGCACGTCCATCCCGACGACGTCGCCGTGTTCGAGGAACTCGCCCGCGTCACGGCGGACCTGCTCGTCACCGCGGAGAACGAGGGCAACGGCCCGACGCGCGGCCGGGGGGAGCGCGACGTGAGCTACGTCAACGACGAGTTCCCGCTGTACCACCGCAACTGGAAGCGGGTGTTCTCGGACCTCGGCCTCGCGCAACTCCTCTCGGAGTCCGGCAAGCGCGACACGGTTCGCGTCTTCCGCGTCGTCTGA
- a CDS encoding alpha/beta fold hydrolase — protein sequence MQTTTSADGTEVTYERHGDGRPLILLHGGMAPREYWNPVVPHFEEFAAVVPQRPGFGTCLDDPAETSADEVLEREAEYVRALVDAVEGRPVLFGHSYGALTAITAATDADVEAVVAYEPAVLPEGFRAEADLADRMATLVENGDRREAVKRYVEQVLHPDGVDDLDAWLAEWPVWPDCVDLAEEVVRMNRSVEGYRLPDRLDVAAPVLVLTGTDGPDFLRESARAVHESLPHSRLVEFDGVSHSGPAEAPALVAAAVDSFLHSR from the coding sequence ATGCAGACGACCACGTCCGCAGACGGAACGGAGGTAACGTACGAACGACACGGCGACGGCCGACCGCTGATTCTGCTCCACGGTGGGATGGCCCCCCGGGAGTACTGGAACCCGGTCGTCCCCCACTTCGAGGAGTTCGCCGCCGTCGTCCCCCAGCGACCGGGGTTCGGCACCTGCCTCGACGACCCCGCGGAGACGAGCGCAGACGAGGTGCTGGAACGGGAGGCCGAGTACGTCCGAGCGCTCGTCGACGCCGTCGAGGGCCGCCCGGTCCTGTTCGGGCACTCCTACGGCGCGCTCACCGCGATAACGGCCGCGACCGACGCCGACGTCGAGGCGGTCGTCGCCTACGAACCGGCGGTCCTCCCCGAGGGCTTCCGGGCGGAGGCCGACCTCGCCGACCGCATGGCGACGCTCGTCGAGAACGGTGACCGCCGCGAGGCGGTGAAACGCTACGTCGAGCAGGTCCTCCACCCCGACGGCGTCGACGACCTGGACGCGTGGCTCGCGGAGTGGCCGGTCTGGCCCGACTGCGTGGACCTCGCCGAGGAAGTCGTCCGGATGAACCGTTCGGTCGAGGGCTACCGACTCCCCGACCGACTCGACGTCGCCGCCCCCGTCCTCGTCCTGACCGGCACCGACGGCCCGGACTTCCTCCGCGAGAGCGCCCGCGCCGTCCACGAGTCGCTCCCGCACAGCCGTCTCGTCGAGTTCGACGGCGTCAGCCACAGCGGTCCCGCCGAAGCGCCGGCACTGGTGGCGGCCGCGGTCGACTCCTTCCTGCACAGTCGGTAG
- a CDS encoding helix-turn-helix domain-containing protein, translated as MRYLQLRIRYPPEARHPMQQFLVEQESIRRAYLRHWNFSNPDSVTTLFHVVGDVATGREDYLAALDDVPTVREYDTTPVDDRSFYVYVREAADAHARRLRELLADTDLLVVPPIEYGTDGETVFEVAGEPAELRALVAGLPDELSVSVDRLGEYDAHRESRATALTDRQRAVLDVARELGYYEVPRRTGVREIADELGCSKSTAADHLRKAEARLVALYADRTPTGAARRD; from the coding sequence ATGCGGTATCTCCAGTTGCGGATTCGGTACCCGCCCGAGGCGCGGCATCCGATGCAGCAGTTCCTCGTCGAGCAGGAGTCGATTCGGCGCGCGTACCTGCGCCACTGGAACTTCTCGAACCCCGACTCCGTCACCACGCTGTTCCACGTCGTCGGCGACGTCGCGACGGGACGCGAGGACTACCTCGCGGCACTCGACGACGTGCCGACGGTCCGCGAGTACGACACGACGCCGGTGGACGACCGCAGTTTCTACGTCTACGTCCGCGAGGCCGCAGACGCGCACGCGCGCCGCCTCCGCGAACTGCTGGCCGACACGGACCTGCTCGTCGTCCCGCCCATCGAGTACGGCACCGACGGCGAGACGGTGTTCGAAGTCGCCGGCGAACCGGCGGAACTTCGGGCGCTGGTCGCCGGCCTGCCCGACGAACTCTCGGTCTCGGTCGACCGACTCGGCGAGTACGACGCCCACCGCGAGTCGCGGGCGACGGCGCTGACCGACCGCCAGCGAGCGGTGCTGGACGTCGCGCGGGAACTCGGGTACTACGAGGTTCCGCGGCGGACCGGGGTTCGAGAGATAGCCGACGAACTGGGCTGCTCGAAGAGCACGGCCGCCGACCACCTCCGGAAGGCGGAGGCTCGGCTGGTCGCGCTCTACGCCGACCGCACGCCCACCGGTGCCGCCCGTCGCGACTGA
- a CDS encoding helix-turn-helix domain-containing protein has translation MGLVAEFDIDCEALPLTGVAAAVPEVTTTLELQYNHGKRPVFLVTVTGDAHAAVEEAFDDAYDVGAWTRIGAAGDTRRYQIRPALSFEEQLGDHLDDLTGLEALATADAIVERIEVLPGGWRQTGWFADRATFGEFSSFWQRNAGFRLSRLTRDGEPAPPGDGLTDRQREALRTAYELGHFDIPRRASLETVAEELGIAASSASERLRRAQTQLVEETVATTWPPLPD, from the coding sequence ATGGGTCTCGTCGCCGAATTCGACATCGACTGCGAGGCGCTCCCGCTGACCGGCGTGGCGGCGGCCGTGCCGGAGGTGACGACGACGCTCGAACTGCAGTACAACCACGGCAAGCGGCCCGTGTTCCTCGTCACCGTGACCGGCGACGCGCACGCGGCCGTCGAGGAGGCGTTCGACGACGCGTACGACGTGGGGGCGTGGACGCGTATCGGGGCGGCGGGCGACACCCGTCGCTATCAGATTCGACCGGCGCTGAGCTTCGAGGAACAACTCGGGGACCACCTCGACGACCTGACGGGACTGGAAGCGCTCGCCACGGCCGACGCCATCGTCGAGCGAATCGAGGTGTTGCCGGGCGGGTGGCGGCAGACGGGCTGGTTCGCCGACCGGGCGACGTTCGGCGAGTTCTCGTCGTTCTGGCAGCGCAACGCCGGCTTTCGACTGTCCCGTCTGACCCGCGACGGCGAGCCGGCACCGCCGGGCGACGGGCTGACCGACCGTCAGCGCGAAGCGCTCCGGACGGCCTACGAACTCGGTCACTTCGACATCCCGCGGCGGGCGTCGCTGGAAACCGTCGCCGAGGAACTCGGCATCGCCGCCTCCTCGGCCTCCGAGCGACTGCGGCGCGCCCAGACCCAACTCGTCGAGGAGACGGTGGCGACGACGTGGCCGCCCCTGCCCGACTGA
- a CDS encoding DUF2891 domain-containing protein, whose translation MDALPADAATVLSGRADWIDPELQSELAAYPLDSIDTEYPHFARTVEGPDDAVRPSEDHPVFYGSFDWHSAVHNHWSLVRQLRLFEDHPDASDVVSTLDERITREKVEREASYLVDHESFEKPYGWAWFLRLAAELHLWDADRAAAWRERFEPLERRVVELVEREFLAQDRPFRVGTHDNTAFALQFVLDYARVVGDDALAAAAAETAREFYLADRDYPVEYEPLGWDFLSPAFAEADLMRRVLDPEAFREWFDGFAPALTESPSDAILRPVDVDADGGGLELHLVGLNLSKAWAMADVADALGDHPAADALVASARRHVDHSLEPAFTEDYAGAHWLTSFVLYLLTRDEGGVAPER comes from the coding sequence ATGGACGCCCTCCCCGCGGACGCGGCCACGGTGCTGTCGGGCCGCGCCGACTGGATCGACCCCGAACTGCAGAGCGAACTCGCGGCGTACCCGCTGGACTCCATCGACACGGAGTACCCCCACTTCGCGCGGACCGTCGAGGGGCCGGACGACGCGGTTCGGCCGAGCGAGGACCACCCCGTCTTCTACGGCAGTTTCGACTGGCACTCGGCCGTCCACAACCACTGGTCGCTCGTCCGCCAACTCCGACTGTTCGAGGACCACCCGGACGCGTCCGACGTCGTCTCGACGCTCGACGAGCGAATCACTCGCGAGAAGGTCGAGCGAGAGGCGTCGTACCTCGTCGACCACGAGTCCTTCGAGAAGCCGTACGGCTGGGCGTGGTTCCTGCGCCTCGCCGCGGAACTGCACCTCTGGGACGCCGACCGGGCGGCGGCGTGGCGCGAGCGGTTCGAACCGCTGGAGCGACGGGTCGTCGAACTCGTCGAACGCGAGTTCCTCGCGCAGGACCGGCCGTTCCGCGTCGGCACGCACGACAACACCGCCTTCGCGCTCCAGTTCGTCCTCGACTACGCGCGGGTCGTCGGCGACGACGCCCTCGCGGCGGCGGCCGCGGAGACGGCCCGCGAGTTCTATCTGGCCGACCGCGACTACCCCGTCGAGTACGAACCGCTGGGCTGGGACTTCCTCTCGCCGGCGTTCGCCGAGGCCGACCTGATGCGACGCGTGCTCGACCCCGAGGCGTTCCGAGAGTGGTTCGACGGGTTCGCCCCCGCCCTCACCGAGTCGCCGTCGGACGCCATCCTCCGCCCCGTCGACGTCGACGCCGACGGCGGCGGACTCGAACTCCACCTCGTGGGGCTGAACCTCTCGAAGGCGTGGGCGATGGCCGACGTCGCGGACGCCCTCGGCGACCACCCGGCCGCCGACGCACTCGTCGCGAGCGCCCGGCGACACGTGGACCACAGCCTCGAACCGGCGTTCACCGAGGACTACGCGGGCGCACACTGGCTCACCTCGTTCGTGCTGTACCTCCTGACGAGAGACGAGGGCGGCGTCGCCCCCGAGCGCTGA
- a CDS encoding methyl-accepting chemotaxis protein: MQRAVRDFFRYIPRGDSIPEESWRARHRNIVLLLAAHAPLLYALGSFTGTEPYVTGATFTAVPFEHLVAGVGVIVALAAVASVPQLPRRVRTGVVSIGLMTASAVLVYFSGGYIEAHFHFFVVVGVIAVYEDWLPFATGVLYVAVEHSIFGMSYPEAVYNHPDAVARPMGWGLVHATFLLGLSAALVANWFSIERSREETREQMQNARDSEEAKAEVEQLNEQLLVRADELAGAMESVAEGDFTAEAPRETDITAIAEISDAFGEMKRELSSTIVDLRAFAENVERTTESVHDDAETLERTQQRLAEDIREFATDLRTQAGNLESTTDDLGSLSATIEEIAANADQVSKEASSAANSAESGTQTAAEAIEAIEAIEGSVAELADLVESLDSRMDGVAESTDLIEDIAEQTNMLALNANIEAARAQNGSDGFAVVADEVKTLADETRTQSAEIEQTVARTIQDVDRVQAEMKQTKAQLQTGKATMTDAGEAFENLTETVESVDASVNTVATATGDGARTTEEVVGAIERVAELSRDVASQSESLADRAETSAATISEVRAQLDSLTGQTTTLIDQLDAFTCETDARTDAAEPTSRADAVEPPEPTSRQR, from the coding sequence ATGCAACGAGCGGTGCGGGATTTCTTCAGATACATCCCTCGGGGGGACTCCATCCCCGAGGAATCGTGGCGGGCGCGTCACCGGAACATCGTGCTACTGCTCGCGGCCCACGCGCCGTTGCTGTACGCGCTCGGAAGCTTCACCGGGACCGAACCGTACGTCACGGGTGCGACGTTCACCGCCGTGCCGTTCGAGCATCTGGTCGCCGGCGTCGGCGTCATCGTCGCGTTGGCGGCGGTTGCGAGCGTGCCGCAACTCCCGCGGCGCGTTCGGACCGGCGTCGTCTCCATCGGACTGATGACGGCGTCGGCCGTCCTGGTCTACTTCTCGGGCGGCTACATCGAGGCGCATTTCCACTTCTTCGTCGTGGTCGGCGTCATCGCCGTCTACGAGGACTGGCTCCCGTTCGCCACCGGCGTGCTGTACGTGGCCGTCGAACACAGCATCTTCGGCATGTCGTACCCGGAGGCGGTGTACAACCACCCGGACGCCGTCGCGCGACCCATGGGGTGGGGACTCGTCCACGCGACGTTCCTCCTCGGCCTCTCCGCGGCGCTGGTGGCGAACTGGTTCTCCATCGAACGCTCCCGCGAGGAGACGAGAGAGCAGATGCAGAACGCGAGGGACAGCGAGGAGGCCAAGGCCGAAGTCGAGCAACTGAACGAGCAACTGCTCGTTCGCGCCGACGAACTCGCCGGCGCGATGGAGTCGGTGGCGGAGGGCGACTTCACCGCCGAGGCGCCCCGAGAGACCGACATCACGGCCATCGCCGAGATAAGCGACGCGTTCGGCGAGATGAAGCGAGAGCTCTCCTCGACCATCGTGGACCTGCGGGCGTTCGCGGAGAACGTCGAGCGGACCACCGAGTCGGTCCACGACGACGCCGAGACGCTCGAACGGACGCAGCAGCGACTGGCCGAGGACATCCGCGAGTTCGCCACCGACCTCCGGACGCAGGCGGGCAACCTCGAGTCCACGACGGACGACCTCGGGTCGCTGTCGGCGACCATCGAGGAGATAGCCGCGAACGCCGACCAGGTCTCCAAGGAGGCCAGCAGCGCGGCGAACAGCGCCGAGTCGGGAACGCAGACCGCGGCCGAGGCCATCGAGGCCATCGAAGCCATCGAGGGGAGCGTCGCGGAACTGGCGGACCTCGTCGAGTCGCTCGACAGCCGGATGGACGGCGTCGCCGAGAGCACCGACCTCATCGAGGACATCGCCGAGCAGACGAACATGCTGGCGCTGAACGCCAACATCGAGGCGGCGCGGGCGCAGAACGGCAGCGACGGGTTCGCCGTCGTCGCCGACGAGGTGAAGACGCTCGCCGACGAGACGCGGACCCAGTCGGCGGAGATAGAGCAGACGGTCGCGCGGACGATACAGGACGTCGACCGGGTGCAGGCGGAGATGAAGCAGACCAAAGCGCAACTGCAGACCGGCAAGGCGACGATGACCGACGCCGGCGAGGCGTTCGAGAATCTGACCGAGACCGTCGAGAGCGTCGACGCCTCGGTCAACACGGTGGCGACGGCGACGGGCGACGGCGCTCGGACGACCGAAGAGGTCGTCGGCGCGATAGAGCGCGTCGCCGAACTGTCGCGGGACGTGGCGTCGCAGAGCGAGTCGCTCGCGGACCGCGCGGAGACCAGCGCGGCGACCATCTCCGAGGTCCGGGCGCAACTGGACAGCCTCACCGGGCAGACGACGACGCTCATCGACCAACTCGACGCGTTCACGTGCGAGACCGACGCTCGGACCGACGCCGCCGAACCGACGTCGCGGGCCGACGCCGTCGAACCGCCGGAACCGACGTCCCGACAGCGCTGA
- a CDS encoding V-type ATP synthase subunit D: MAPTHHELVEVQRQLRIAQKGEHVLERRRDGLVFALLDLLDRWRAVRERADGEYRRAARLHALGAAREGDIALRALAEARATRPELLLDETKLFGLRVPIFLSRNVSTWFEERGYGVVGTSALDDELAAAYESLLESVVTLAELRAVLAVVLAEVRRLRIRVNYLTHRLIPELESERRYIRRYLEEREQEERYRYLWLKRRREERRDA, translated from the coding sequence GTGGCGCCGACGCATCACGAACTCGTCGAGGTTCAGCGGCAGTTGAGAATCGCACAGAAGGGAGAACACGTCCTCGAACGGCGCCGAGACGGCCTCGTCTTCGCCCTCCTCGACCTGCTCGACCGGTGGCGTGCGGTTCGAGAGCGCGCCGACGGCGAGTACCGTCGGGCCGCCCGCCTCCACGCCCTCGGGGCCGCACGGGAGGGCGACATCGCGCTCAGAGCGCTCGCCGAGGCGCGGGCCACGCGCCCCGAACTCCTCCTCGACGAGACGAAGCTGTTCGGTCTCCGCGTCCCCATCTTTCTGAGCCGGAACGTCTCGACGTGGTTCGAAGAGCGGGGGTACGGCGTCGTCGGGACGAGCGCGCTCGACGACGAACTCGCCGCGGCGTACGAGAGCCTCCTCGAGTCCGTCGTCACGCTCGCGGAGCTGAGAGCCGTCCTCGCGGTTGTTCTCGCCGAGGTTCGCCGACTCCGAATCCGCGTCAACTACCTCACCCACCGGCTCATCCCGGAACTGGAGTCCGAGAGGCGGTACATCAGACGGTACCTCGAGGAGCGAGAACAGGAGGAGCGCTACCGCTATCTGTGGCTGAAGCGGCGCAGAGAGGAGCGACGAGACGCGTAG
- a CDS encoding phosphotransferase family protein produces MLPSLGYVTELEQAAERESAERRSEMTVGEPEARRAARRTFPDASSIAVHGDSTAGDGGVTFAFAVRDHDATYVLKFAPEEKAAQLQRGAAAYRHLDARTSVPVPGTVTVEPDGCDLPYPYSVVEHVGGDELSSIGQFRSFPRGRKRAVVREMGRALGTLHAQTAFERYGSVSGRSGALTVDDRVADWRAHYRRRYEEYADAARESPVSDLADRAVECFERMSDLVRPESGPVLLHGDFTPDNLITRDGTVRAVLDWEHAEAGCGAKELREVEENVVEIARRDEVRSDLRDALLDGYAAARPVSDAFLATKAVFGVGEFARVGAVRSFLAAGDEFDDAAFRTRAERELDARIEAAESRLDRL; encoded by the coding sequence ATGCTACCGAGTTTAGGCTACGTCACGGAGCTAGAACAAGCGGCCGAACGCGAGTCCGCAGAGCGGCGGTCCGAGATGACCGTCGGCGAACCCGAGGCCCGTCGAGCGGCGAGACGGACGTTCCCGGACGCGTCGTCGATAGCGGTTCACGGCGACTCGACGGCCGGCGACGGCGGCGTCACGTTCGCGTTCGCGGTCCGCGACCACGACGCGACGTACGTGCTCAAGTTCGCGCCGGAGGAGAAGGCGGCGCAGTTGCAGCGAGGGGCGGCGGCGTACCGACATCTCGACGCCCGAACGTCGGTGCCGGTTCCGGGTACGGTGACCGTCGAACCCGACGGCTGCGACCTGCCGTACCCGTACTCGGTGGTCGAACACGTCGGCGGGGACGAGCTATCGAGCATCGGTCAGTTCCGGTCGTTCCCGCGGGGACGAAAGCGAGCGGTCGTCCGCGAGATGGGTCGCGCGCTCGGAACGCTCCACGCGCAGACGGCGTTCGAGCGGTACGGGTCGGTGTCGGGACGGTCCGGGGCGTTGACCGTCGACGACCGCGTCGCCGACTGGCGGGCCCACTACCGCCGGCGGTACGAGGAGTACGCCGACGCCGCCCGGGAGTCGCCCGTCTCTGACCTCGCCGACCGGGCGGTCGAGTGCTTCGAACGGATGTCGGACCTCGTCCGCCCGGAGTCGGGGCCGGTCCTGCTCCACGGCGACTTCACCCCCGACAACCTGATCACCCGCGACGGCACCGTCCGCGCCGTCCTCGACTGGGAACACGCCGAGGCGGGGTGCGGCGCGAAGGAGTTGCGCGAAGTCGAGGAGAACGTCGTCGAAATCGCCCGACGCGACGAGGTGCGGAGCGACCTTCGAGACGCCCTCCTCGACGGGTACGCGGCGGCGCGGCCGGTCTCGGACGCGTTTCTCGCGACGAAGGCCGTGTTCGGCGTCGGCGAGTTCGCCAGAGTGGGGGCCGTCCGCTCGTTCCTCGCGGCCGGCGACGAGTTCGACGACGCGGCGTTCAGAACCCGCGCCGAGCGAGAACTCGACGCCCGTATCGAAGCCGCCGAGTCCCGTCTCGACCGCCTGTGA
- a CDS encoding cytochrome P450: MSANASYPPGPDGVPVVGNTFALSRDIFEFYERLREEYGPIASYRVFGTDACMVAHPDAVRRVLLDDHDAFVKGDVLTRNLEDAMGEGLFVTEGEQWRQQRTRVQPSFYRERLNTYVPEMRATARETVEEWRDGAVVEANEAMTATTMKVLGRTLFGVDVTDEPVVADASAAILARFDTSRFWSFLPDTVPTPTNRRYRRELDRLREFVDELAARRRAQSPAERGDDLLSTLVGFVEASDLSREEFRDNMITFLFAGHETTALGLTYALLCLARNPDEQTRLREEVDSVCEGAVEADHLPELERTGRAIDEALRLYPPVYMFFREAARDVELGGYEIPAGTTLVLPQWVVHRDAAWWDDPATFRPERFAGDADRPEYAHFPFGGGPRHCIGMRFARMEMKTVLATILRDYRFELVSAAEPELVASSNLKPGEPIELRIHERG, encoded by the coding sequence ATGAGCGCAAACGCGAGCTATCCGCCCGGTCCGGACGGGGTACCGGTCGTCGGCAACACGTTCGCACTGAGCCGCGACATCTTCGAGTTCTACGAACGGTTGCGCGAGGAGTACGGCCCGATAGCGAGCTATCGGGTGTTCGGGACGGACGCCTGCATGGTCGCCCACCCGGACGCGGTTCGGCGCGTCCTCCTCGACGACCACGACGCGTTCGTGAAGGGCGACGTCCTCACCCGGAACCTCGAAGACGCCATGGGAGAGGGACTGTTCGTCACCGAGGGCGAGCAGTGGAGACAGCAACGGACGCGCGTCCAGCCGTCGTTCTACCGCGAGCGACTGAACACGTACGTCCCCGAGATGCGGGCCACCGCGAGGGAGACGGTCGAGGAGTGGCGCGACGGCGCGGTCGTCGAGGCGAACGAGGCGATGACGGCGACGACGATGAAGGTGCTCGGTCGGACGCTGTTCGGCGTGGACGTGACGGACGAACCCGTTGTGGCCGACGCGTCGGCGGCCATCCTCGCGCGGTTCGACACGAGTCGGTTCTGGTCGTTCCTGCCGGACACCGTCCCGACGCCGACGAACCGGCGGTACAGGCGGGAACTCGACCGACTCCGGGAGTTCGTGGACGAGTTGGCGGCGCGACGACGTGCCCAGTCGCCGGCGGAACGCGGCGACGACCTGCTGTCGACGCTCGTCGGGTTCGTCGAGGCGAGCGACCTGAGCCGCGAGGAGTTCCGCGACAACATGATAACGTTCCTGTTCGCCGGTCACGAGACGACGGCGCTCGGGTTGACGTACGCGTTGCTCTGTCTCGCCCGGAACCCCGACGAACAGACCCGCCTCCGCGAGGAGGTCGATTCGGTCTGCGAGGGGGCGGTCGAGGCCGACCACCTCCCCGAACTCGAACGGACGGGCCGGGCCATCGACGAAGCGCTCCGGCTCTACCCGCCGGTCTACATGTTCTTCAGAGAGGCCGCGCGGGACGTCGAGTTGGGCGGGTACGAGATTCCCGCCGGGACGACGCTGGTGCTGCCCCAGTGGGTCGTCCACCGCGACGCGGCCTGGTGGGACGACCCGGCGACGTTCCGACCGGAGCGGTTCGCCGGCGACGCGGACCGCCCGGAGTACGCGCACTTCCCGTTCGGCGGCGGGCCGCGCCACTGCATCGGGATGCGGTTCGCGCGGATGGAGATGAAGACGGTGCTGGCGACGATACTTCGCGACTACCGGTTCGAACTCGTCTCGGCCGCGGAGCCGGAACTGGTCGCGAGTTCGAACCTCAAACCCGGCGAGCCGATAGAGCTACGGATACACGAGCGGGGATAA
- a CDS encoding class I SAM-dependent methyltransferase, translating to MTDWDERFRSGDYPQDPEPAPLLKRYVEALPSGRALDVAAGTGRNAVFLAEAGYDVEAVDQSREGLRITRERARDRGVADRLDCLQVDVGSHDFTRDRYDLITVSFFRAVDRLPDIVEALADDGVLFYEHHLRSTDEYEAGPSGDRYRFGANELLHAALDLTVLAFDAKTERRDDGRTAMRTQLVARNSTGQAQSYPEGGLDGR from the coding sequence ATGACGGACTGGGACGAGCGGTTTCGAAGCGGCGACTACCCACAGGACCCGGAGCCGGCACCGCTTCTGAAGCGGTACGTCGAGGCGCTCCCGTCGGGGCGCGCGCTGGACGTCGCGGCCGGCACCGGACGAAACGCCGTCTTCCTCGCGGAGGCGGGCTACGACGTGGAGGCGGTCGACCAGTCCCGCGAGGGGCTTCGAATCACGCGCGAACGCGCCCGTGACCGCGGCGTCGCCGACCGACTGGACTGCCTGCAGGTCGACGTCGGCTCCCACGATTTCACGCGGGACCGGTACGACCTGATCACGGTCAGTTTCTTCCGTGCGGTCGACAGGCTCCCCGACATCGTCGAAGCGCTGGCCGACGACGGGGTGCTGTTCTACGAGCACCACCTCCGCTCGACCGACGAGTACGAGGCGGGACCGAGCGGCGACCGGTATCGGTTCGGAGCGAACGAACTGCTCCACGCCGCGTTGGACCTCACCGTCCTCGCGTTCGACGCGAAGACCGAACGCCGAGACGACGGCCGGACGGCGATGCGGACCCAACTGGTCGCCCGCAACTCGACCGGACAGGCGCAGTCGTACCCCGAAGGCGGCCTCGACGGTCGGTGA